One genomic region from Terriglobus aquaticus encodes:
- a CDS encoding IclR family transcriptional regulator domain-containing protein, translating into MAETLVNSKTETAAHLNQYAGDPNFMTSLARGLCVLEAFAQESPQMTISQLSSKTGLSRAAVRRCLYTLSRLGYAGAEDGQRYALRPKMLTLSHTYTVSNTLSSAAQPILERMSDQLKESFSVATLDGDEIVYIARSQVSRLMSVDLHVGSRLPAYCTSMGRVLIASQPPDEVERYLSRVELKPFTSKTVSSVDKLRSMLRNVRRNGYAMCDQEFEIGLRSIAVPVYAPSGKVIATVNLSGNAQRMPLLDMQTQFLPHLRAAANELSVFLR; encoded by the coding sequence GTGGCAGAAACTCTGGTCAACAGTAAGACGGAAACGGCGGCACACCTGAACCAGTACGCAGGCGACCCCAACTTCATGACTTCGCTCGCTCGCGGACTCTGTGTGCTGGAGGCGTTTGCTCAGGAGTCGCCACAGATGACCATCTCGCAGTTGAGCAGCAAGACGGGCCTGAGCCGTGCGGCAGTGCGCCGTTGTTTATATACCCTGTCTCGGCTCGGGTATGCAGGCGCCGAAGATGGTCAGAGGTACGCACTGCGTCCGAAGATGCTGACCTTGAGCCATACCTACACCGTGAGTAATACGCTCTCCAGCGCGGCGCAACCGATACTGGAACGGATGAGCGATCAGTTGAAGGAGAGCTTCAGCGTAGCTACCCTGGACGGCGATGAGATCGTGTATATCGCTCGCTCTCAGGTAAGTCGGCTGATGAGCGTTGACTTACATGTGGGTAGCCGTCTGCCCGCCTATTGCACATCAATGGGCCGTGTGCTGATCGCATCGCAGCCCCCGGATGAAGTTGAGCGCTATCTATCGCGTGTGGAGCTGAAGCCATTTACAAGCAAGACAGTCAGCAGCGTGGACAAACTACGGTCCATGTTGCGCAACGTCCGCCGCAATGGATATGCCATGTGCGATCAGGAGTTCGAGATAGGTTTGCGGTCCATTGCCGTCCCTGTATACGCGCCAAGCGGCAAAGTAATCGCCACGGTAAATCTGAGCGGCAATGCACAACGTATGCCACTGCTGGACATGCAGACGCAGTTTCTTCCCCACTTACGCGCGGCAGCAAACGAACTTAGTGTCTTTCTGCGCTGA
- a CDS encoding peroxiredoxin family protein → MLPRFALPDSSTGREVHSEDLLSLGPLIISFFRGRWDPYCVTELEMWRDLYPEVRRRRALLIAVSPQTLRQGDFAVQQHELPFPLLRDEHCGVAEQLGIAYGVTAEMDRYYRSILVSLPFINSGRNVMDTAAGDAGRLPLPATFLVAGEGQIRFAEGYADHRVRPEPRDVLALL, encoded by the coding sequence ATGTTGCCGAGGTTTGCACTGCCAGATTCCAGCACGGGTCGCGAGGTCCACTCGGAAGATCTGCTCTCGCTTGGCCCCCTGATCATCAGTTTCTTTCGGGGTCGATGGGACCCCTACTGTGTTACCGAACTGGAGATGTGGCGGGATCTGTACCCCGAGGTACGGCGCCGCCGTGCCTTGCTGATCGCCGTGTCTCCGCAAACTCTGCGCCAGGGTGACTTCGCAGTACAGCAGCATGAACTGCCCTTCCCGCTGCTGAGAGACGAGCACTGCGGTGTGGCGGAACAGCTGGGGATCGCGTATGGGGTTACGGCCGAAATGGATCGCTACTATCGTTCCATCCTGGTTAGCTTGCCCTTCATCAACAGCGGCCGAAACGTGATGGACACGGCCGCCGGCGATGCCGGCAGGCTGCCTCTACCCGCTACATTCCTGGTAGCTGGTGAGGGACAGATTCGATTCGCGGAGGGCTACGCCGACCACCGCGTGCGCCCGGAACCGCGGGACGTTTTGGCGCTCCTGTAA
- the ffh gene encoding signal recognition particle protein has product MFENLQEKLQRAFKNLRGQGTITDENIGEALREIRLALLESDVNLNVVKSLIERVRERAIGTQVATALSPTEQVIKIVHDELIEVLGRDNARFKFSSQPPTVILMAGLQGSGKTTTSGKLASWLKKGGHRPMLVSVDVYRPAAREQLAIVAKSVGAQIYTGKVSDEEAGTPLVERLAREAKREATNFGNDVLIVDTAGRLGIDEPLMDEMRKLKALLNPSEILFVADAMTGQDAVNSADAFHRELGLTGVVLTKMDGDARGGAALSIRNVTGAPVKFLGTGEKPDAFEAFHPDRIVSRIMGMGDIATLLERAEEKLDRGKAEEFAKKALTGDGFSLEDFRDQMRQIKKLGSMQSILKMLPSVGPFQGLQQAAEHVDEGQFARVEAMINSMTKKERLNHEIISGSRRRRIAAGSGTSVQEVNQLLKQYAQMRKMFKGLGSGGGKMQRRLMAQMGNMGNMGRFGR; this is encoded by the coding sequence ATGTTCGAAAACCTTCAGGAAAAACTGCAGCGCGCCTTCAAGAACCTCCGCGGTCAGGGCACGATTACGGACGAAAACATTGGCGAGGCTCTTCGCGAGATCCGGCTTGCGTTGCTGGAGAGCGACGTAAATCTGAACGTGGTGAAGAGCCTGATCGAGCGTGTCCGTGAACGCGCGATCGGAACACAGGTTGCAACTGCGCTTTCGCCAACAGAACAGGTCATCAAGATCGTCCATGACGAGCTGATTGAGGTGCTTGGGCGGGACAATGCTCGCTTCAAGTTCTCCTCGCAGCCGCCCACCGTCATCCTGATGGCAGGTCTGCAGGGGTCGGGCAAGACCACGACCAGCGGCAAGCTGGCGAGTTGGTTGAAGAAGGGCGGGCACCGGCCGATGCTGGTGTCGGTCGACGTGTATCGGCCTGCGGCACGCGAGCAGTTGGCCATCGTGGCGAAAAGCGTCGGCGCGCAGATCTACACCGGTAAGGTGAGCGACGAAGAAGCCGGCACACCGCTGGTGGAACGGCTGGCGCGCGAGGCCAAGCGCGAGGCCACGAACTTCGGAAATGACGTTCTAATTGTGGATACGGCTGGGCGGCTTGGCATCGACGAACCATTAATGGACGAGATGCGCAAGCTGAAAGCGCTTCTGAACCCTTCCGAAATCCTGTTTGTCGCCGACGCGATGACGGGGCAGGACGCGGTGAACTCTGCCGATGCGTTCCACAGGGAGCTAGGACTGACCGGCGTTGTGCTGACCAAGATGGACGGTGACGCACGAGGCGGAGCCGCGCTTTCGATCCGAAATGTGACGGGCGCGCCGGTGAAGTTTCTGGGCACAGGCGAGAAGCCGGACGCCTTCGAGGCGTTCCACCCCGACCGGATTGTGTCGCGCATCATGGGCATGGGCGACATCGCTACCCTGCTGGAACGCGCAGAAGAGAAGCTGGACCGGGGCAAGGCTGAAGAGTTTGCCAAGAAAGCACTGACCGGCGATGGGTTCTCGCTGGAAGATTTTCGCGATCAGATGCGGCAGATCAAGAAGCTGGGATCCATGCAGTCGATCCTCAAGATGCTGCCGAGCGTTGGTCCGTTCCAGGGTCTGCAGCAGGCCGCTGAGCATGTGGACGAGGGTCAATTTGCCCGGGTCGAGGCAATGATCAACTCCATGACGAAGAAAGAGCGCCTGAATCACGAGATCATCTCGGGATCGAGGCGACGCCGGATCGCCGCTGGCAGCGGCACCAGCGTTCAGGAAGTGAACCAACTGCTGAAGCAGTATGCGCAGATGCGCAAGATGTTCAAGGGCCTCGGCTCTGGTGGCGGAAAGATGCAGCGCCGGCTGATGGCACAGATGGGCAATATGGGCAACATGGGAAGGTTTGGCCGCTAG
- a CDS encoding DinB family protein, translated as MPQKENSVEPWLRGGRQQVHAVPRAVLHALDLAREDFERWVWPLPPGLLEEQPYGLPSVGFQARHIARSLDRLLTYAEGSPLSPQQRDALAGEHSPATAIESREEFETSLRLADQRIQALPLEQLEQTRYVGAARLPVPLAALLVHLADHTQRHAGQAVTTAKVLRALHTAEQS; from the coding sequence ATGCCACAGAAAGAAAACTCCGTAGAACCGTGGCTGCGTGGCGGCCGCCAGCAGGTTCATGCAGTGCCTCGCGCAGTGCTGCACGCGCTGGATCTTGCCCGCGAGGACTTCGAGCGGTGGGTTTGGCCCTTACCGCCGGGCCTTCTGGAGGAGCAACCGTACGGGCTGCCATCCGTCGGCTTTCAGGCGCGCCATATCGCCCGCAGCCTTGACCGCCTACTCACCTACGCCGAAGGCAGCCCACTCTCACCGCAGCAGCGGGACGCCCTTGCAGGGGAACACTCGCCCGCTACGGCGATCGAGAGCCGGGAAGAGTTCGAGACGTCGCTCCGCTTAGCGGACCAGCGGATCCAAGCGCTTCCACTGGAACAGCTTGAGCAGACAAGGTATGTCGGCGCTGCCCGGCTGCCCGTTCCGCTCGCCGCGTTGCTGGTTCATCTGGCCGACCATACACAGCGACATGCCGGTCAGGCAGTTACCACCGCGAAGGTGCTGCGCGCGCTGCACACCGCAGAGCAGAGCTGA
- the mazG gene encoding nucleoside triphosphate pyrophosphohydrolase has translation MAHLAPEELQAKADAAEAFAEAAAIMAHLRAPGGCPWDREQTLDSIKPHTLEEVYEVFDAIDRRDWTGLQDELGDLLLQVLFYAQIAEDEGRFTIAQVIRNLSAKLLRRHPHVFGNESAATADEVIATWDGVKRQERSSAVNGLASASGLLAGISSAMPAFTEARKLGKAAAAIGFDWPDSSGLFDKVAEEVQELRDEVIADGPTQPARMEEEFGDLLFVLANLARHLKLDPEQALRKANAKFRRRFERMETFAGATPLSAHSAEQMEAFWDRAKQEERA, from the coding sequence ATGGCGCATCTTGCTCCGGAAGAGCTACAGGCCAAAGCCGACGCCGCGGAGGCATTCGCGGAGGCCGCCGCGATTATGGCACACCTGCGTGCCCCTGGCGGGTGTCCCTGGGACCGCGAACAGACCCTCGACAGCATCAAGCCTCACACGCTGGAAGAGGTGTACGAGGTCTTTGACGCGATCGATCGGCGTGATTGGACCGGTCTCCAGGACGAGCTCGGAGACCTTCTGCTGCAAGTCCTCTTCTATGCACAGATCGCCGAGGATGAAGGCCGCTTCACCATCGCACAGGTCATTCGGAACCTGAGCGCGAAGCTCCTGCGGCGTCACCCACATGTTTTCGGCAACGAAAGCGCGGCCACCGCGGACGAGGTGATTGCCACCTGGGATGGCGTGAAGCGGCAGGAGCGCTCGTCCGCGGTCAACGGACTGGCCTCCGCGTCCGGCCTGCTCGCCGGCATCTCCTCCGCCATGCCTGCCTTTACAGAGGCTCGCAAGCTCGGAAAGGCCGCAGCAGCTATCGGCTTCGATTGGCCGGATAGCAGCGGTTTGTTCGACAAAGTCGCGGAAGAAGTTCAGGAGCTTCGTGACGAAGTGATCGCGGACGGTCCAACGCAGCCGGCTCGCATGGAGGAGGAGTTCGGGGACCTCCTTTTCGTCTTGGCAAATCTCGCGCGTCACCTGAAGCTTGACCCTGAGCAGGCGCTCCGCAAGGCCAACGCGAAGTTTCGCCGTCGTTTCGAGCGCATGGAGACGTTTGCGGGTGCCACGCCGCTGTCCGCTCATTCGGCGGAACAGATGGAAGCTTTCTGGGACCGTGCCAAGCAGGAGGAGCGTGCGTGA
- a CDS encoding GNAT family N-acetyltransferase, producing MSEVRPNALRTERLRTLDQFDHCVEIQRTTWGYSPDELFPRRAFLLAEKLGGHVLGAMHGDTIVAFNLAFPGYRDGHAYLHSQMLAVLPAYRNSGVGRTLKLAQRDIALADGFDLIEWTYDPLEIKNAFFNLHRLGAISRRYVRDFYGPSSSPLQGGLPTDRLYAEWWIRTAHVERALTAEHGTEAEGTVEVPAEIYAWKADRDARASATQIRIRQQLEHAFAKGLAAIDYLRGADGQGSFLLGRAPAETAFLKPTGVQL from the coding sequence GTGAGTGAAGTACGACCGAACGCTCTGCGCACGGAACGGCTGCGAACTCTAGACCAGTTCGATCACTGCGTTGAAATCCAGCGCACAACCTGGGGCTACTCCCCGGATGAGCTCTTTCCGCGCCGCGCATTTCTGTTGGCGGAGAAACTTGGTGGCCATGTGCTTGGCGCCATGCACGGCGACACAATCGTCGCGTTCAATCTTGCTTTTCCCGGCTACCGGGACGGGCACGCGTACCTCCACTCGCAGATGCTGGCGGTGTTGCCTGCCTACCGCAACAGCGGTGTCGGCCGCACGTTAAAGCTGGCGCAGCGGGACATTGCGCTCGCGGACGGGTTCGATCTGATCGAGTGGACCTACGATCCGTTGGAGATTAAGAACGCTTTCTTCAATCTGCATCGCCTGGGTGCAATCAGTCGGCGCTACGTGCGTGATTTCTACGGTCCATCCTCGTCGCCGCTGCAGGGTGGCCTGCCAACGGATCGTCTCTATGCCGAGTGGTGGATCCGCACCGCACACGTGGAACGCGCTCTCACCGCGGAACACGGGACCGAGGCAGAAGGCACAGTGGAGGTTCCCGCGGAAATTTACGCGTGGAAGGCCGATCGTGACGCTCGCGCCTCAGCAACGCAGATCCGGATTCGCCAGCAACTTGAGCATGCGTTTGCGAAGGGTCTGGCCGCAATCGATTACCTCCGCGGAGCGGACGGCCAAGGCTCGTTCCTGCTCGGCCGCGCGCCGGCGGAGACTGCCTTCTTGAAACCAACAGGGGTTCAGCTATGA
- the menC gene encoding o-succinylbenzoate synthase, producing MKLQQITLREIQMPLAHPFVTSFGRTNTRRILLVQIESDGVSAWGECVAGEHPYFSDEMIDTAWLITESELVPRLLGKTLEKGSDIPALLEQVRGHRMAKAAVENAVWDMEAQVKGVSLARLLGGTRDRIACGVSIGMQDTMDEQLAKVEQEVAAGYQRIKLKCKPGWDTEMFAAVRKRWPDILLSCDANSAYRLSDADHIATWDEFNLLMIEQPLWYDDFFFHAELQRRIKTDICLDECIRNRRDADAALRLGSGRILNIKVGRVGGFSEAIAIHDIAQQHGVPVWCGGMLESGIGRAQNIALSSLPNFTLPGDVSASKRYWAQDIIHPEVTVSPEGEIAVPASPGRGFEVDQDRVDALTVRRAHFNG from the coding sequence ATGAAGCTTCAACAGATCACCTTGCGCGAAATCCAGATGCCGCTTGCGCACCCGTTCGTCACCAGCTTCGGTCGGACAAACACGCGTCGCATTCTGCTGGTCCAGATCGAGAGTGACGGCGTCAGCGCATGGGGCGAGTGCGTCGCCGGGGAACACCCATACTTCTCCGACGAGATGATCGACACCGCGTGGCTCATCACGGAATCCGAGCTCGTACCGCGGCTCCTCGGCAAGACATTGGAGAAGGGAAGCGACATCCCCGCTCTACTCGAGCAGGTTCGCGGCCATCGGATGGCCAAGGCTGCGGTGGAGAACGCCGTCTGGGACATGGAGGCGCAGGTCAAGGGCGTCTCGCTCGCCCGGCTGCTGGGCGGCACGCGAGATCGCATCGCATGCGGCGTCTCGATCGGCATGCAGGACACCATGGACGAGCAACTCGCCAAGGTCGAGCAGGAGGTCGCCGCGGGCTACCAGCGCATCAAGCTCAAGTGCAAGCCCGGTTGGGACACGGAAATGTTTGCAGCGGTTCGCAAGCGCTGGCCCGACATTCTTCTCAGCTGCGATGCGAACTCCGCATACCGCCTCTCCGATGCCGACCACATTGCTACCTGGGATGAGTTCAACCTGCTCATGATCGAGCAGCCCCTGTGGTACGACGACTTCTTCTTCCATGCTGAGCTCCAACGCCGAATCAAGACCGACATCTGCCTCGACGAATGCATTCGCAATCGGCGCGACGCCGATGCCGCACTGCGCCTGGGCAGCGGCCGCATCCTCAACATCAAGGTGGGTCGCGTTGGCGGCTTCAGCGAAGCGATCGCGATCCATGACATCGCCCAGCAGCATGGCGTGCCGGTTTGGTGTGGCGGCATGCTGGAGAGCGGCATCGGACGCGCTCAGAACATTGCGCTCTCGTCCCTGCCCAACTTCACGTTACCCGGCGATGTCTCCGCCTCCAAGCGCTACTGGGCACAGGACATCATCCATCCTGAGGTGACTGTTAGCCCGGAAGGTGAAATCGCTGTTCCGGCCTCACCGGGTCGTGGCTTTGAAGTAGACCAGGACCGAGTCGATGCGCTCACGGTGCGCCGTGCCCACTTCAATGGCTAG
- a CDS encoding bactofilin family protein — MKPSEGSTVIGKSVQLKGDITGTEELYVDGKIDGTIRLSGSRLIIGPNAEVNAELYVQDLVVLGRQHGPVEATGRVEIRQNGELIGDIVAARFSVEESASVRGRISLTGQDGRG, encoded by the coding sequence GTGAAACCATCGGAAGGCAGCACAGTCATCGGAAAGTCCGTGCAACTCAAGGGCGACATCACCGGCACGGAAGAACTCTATGTCGACGGCAAGATCGACGGCACGATTCGCCTCTCCGGCAGTCGGCTCATCATCGGACCGAACGCTGAGGTCAATGCGGAGCTCTATGTGCAGGATCTGGTCGTACTGGGCCGCCAGCATGGCCCCGTAGAGGCAACCGGCCGGGTCGAGATTCGCCAAAACGGCGAGCTGATCGGCGACATCGTTGCTGCCCGTTTCTCTGTCGAGGAGAGCGCGTCAGTCCGTGGCCGTATCAGCCTTACTGGCCAGGATGGCCGCGGTTAG
- a CDS encoding class I SAM-dependent methyltransferase codes for MRFFGGGEARNSDPSRQRIPRHSSGWATLRTFLNEQESLRVLDIGPTSSTNINLLTSWGHSIYMADLAGEAQSSNWIRSDAEPGEEFDSAAFLDANLPVAGRLFDVVLLWDVADYLPKSLVGPLFERLHAVMAPGGRLLVFGHVKPETGFHRYHLREDEQVDVQPVSGLAVQNIYTNRQMETLLHEYSTYRFFLAKDNLREILVNR; via the coding sequence ATGCGATTCTTCGGCGGGGGAGAGGCAAGAAACTCCGATCCATCCAGGCAGCGTATCCCACGTCATTCCAGCGGCTGGGCCACGCTGCGCACCTTCCTCAACGAGCAGGAAAGTCTCCGGGTCTTGGACATCGGACCCACATCGTCCACCAATATCAACCTGCTGACCAGTTGGGGACACAGCATCTACATGGCTGACCTCGCGGGTGAGGCACAGAGCTCGAATTGGATCCGTTCCGATGCAGAGCCGGGCGAGGAGTTCGACAGCGCAGCTTTCCTGGACGCGAACTTGCCCGTTGCGGGTCGCCTCTTTGACGTGGTGCTGCTTTGGGATGTGGCCGACTACTTACCCAAGAGCTTGGTGGGTCCTCTCTTCGAAAGGCTTCATGCCGTGATGGCGCCCGGTGGTCGCTTGCTTGTCTTCGGCCACGTGAAGCCGGAAACGGGATTCCATCGCTACCACCTGCGTGAGGACGAGCAGGTCGATGTTCAACCAGTCAGTGGCCTTGCCGTCCAGAACATCTACACCAACCGTCAGATGGAAACATTGCTGCATGAGTACTCGACGTATCGCTTCTTCCTGGCGAAAGACAACCTCCGTGAAATTTTGGTGAACCGATGA
- a CDS encoding APC family permease → MLTFISFWRAAAIVLNDLGSSAFYAGGIAEAAVGKAAPWFILGVMLFAYSVRAVYVESCSMFTRGGVYRIVKEALGGTFAKLSVSALMFDYVLTGPISGVSAGQYIVGLLNGLLAQMASSPRFNHLLLNAAGQPRQFNVNVTSAFIALVITVYFWWQNTKGIEESSEKALTIMKITTVMVVVLLLWGGYTVLHIGAHLPPLPTPANLRFSNEALGFLKHTKFAHTLGLFGILMAFGHSVLAMSGEESLAQVNREIQHPKLKNLKRAAFIIAVYSTVFTGLGSLLAVMIIPDSVRVSQYGDNLIAGMAMYMVGPLGLRIAFRIFVVIVGFLILGGAVNTAIVGSTGVLMRVAEDGVLTDWFRKPHKRFGTSYRIVNLVALMQIFVILITHGDVLLIGEAYAFGVIWSFTFNALAMLVLRWKYKGERGFKVPLNLRIGNQEIPIGLMAVFLVLLTTAIVNLFTKQVATVSGIVFAIAFFVIFSLSERHNKRRSKVTERQMKEHFQLGHAEEVGRADLAIRSGGVLVTMRDATTPHALKWALARTDTDEQDLVVLAARMMGAGGPEYVDASEQLFSEHEQMLFTKAVSVAESFGKHISLLVVPAGDIFAAIVRTANSLDAAAVVSGLSTKLTAQEQAFYVGQAWESLPEPKRQFTFYVIPPAGDAESFHIGPHAPSIPASDVQLVHRLWLNFRRDANMEHLHHSDVVSYALTRLASDFAADRAGTLRELEENILHEKERRGLGLPSRFEEDDQEESPGYSLAETRN, encoded by the coding sequence ATGCTGACGTTCATTTCGTTCTGGCGCGCCGCGGCGATTGTTCTGAATGATCTGGGCTCGTCCGCTTTCTACGCAGGCGGTATCGCAGAAGCTGCCGTAGGCAAAGCCGCTCCGTGGTTCATTCTTGGCGTGATGCTGTTCGCGTATTCGGTGCGCGCCGTGTACGTGGAAAGTTGTTCCATGTTTACGCGCGGCGGCGTGTATCGCATTGTGAAAGAAGCCCTGGGCGGCACCTTTGCCAAACTCAGCGTTTCTGCACTGATGTTTGACTATGTATTGACCGGCCCCATCTCAGGTGTGTCGGCGGGCCAGTACATCGTGGGATTGCTGAACGGGTTGCTGGCGCAGATGGCAAGCTCGCCACGCTTCAATCACCTGTTGCTGAACGCGGCCGGACAGCCGCGACAATTCAACGTCAATGTGACGTCAGCCTTCATCGCCCTAGTGATAACGGTCTATTTCTGGTGGCAGAACACCAAGGGTATCGAAGAGTCGAGCGAGAAGGCTCTGACGATCATGAAGATCACGACCGTGATGGTTGTGGTGCTACTGCTTTGGGGCGGATACACGGTGCTGCATATTGGAGCTCACCTGCCGCCCTTGCCGACGCCGGCAAACCTGAGGTTCTCGAACGAAGCTCTCGGCTTTCTGAAGCACACCAAGTTTGCGCACACGCTCGGACTGTTCGGCATCCTGATGGCTTTCGGGCACTCCGTGCTGGCCATGAGCGGCGAAGAATCGCTGGCCCAGGTGAACCGCGAGATTCAGCACCCAAAGCTGAAAAACCTGAAGCGGGCCGCGTTCATCATTGCGGTGTACAGCACAGTGTTCACCGGCCTAGGTTCCCTGCTGGCCGTGATGATCATCCCGGATTCGGTGCGAGTGAGTCAGTATGGCGATAACCTGATCGCTGGCATGGCGATGTATATGGTTGGCCCGCTGGGCCTGCGAATCGCCTTCCGCATCTTCGTCGTGATCGTCGGGTTCCTGATCCTGGGTGGCGCTGTCAACACGGCCATCGTTGGTTCAACTGGCGTGCTGATGCGCGTGGCTGAGGACGGTGTACTCACCGACTGGTTCCGGAAGCCACACAAGCGATTTGGCACAAGCTATCGCATCGTGAACCTGGTCGCGTTGATGCAAATCTTCGTGATCCTGATCACGCATGGCGATGTGCTGCTGATTGGCGAGGCCTACGCCTTTGGCGTGATCTGGAGCTTCACCTTCAACGCCTTGGCGATGTTGGTGCTGCGCTGGAAGTACAAAGGGGAACGTGGGTTCAAGGTACCGCTCAACCTGCGTATCGGAAATCAGGAGATACCGATCGGCCTGATGGCGGTATTCCTTGTGCTGCTGACGACCGCCATCGTGAACCTGTTCACGAAGCAGGTTGCGACGGTAAGCGGCATCGTTTTCGCGATTGCGTTCTTCGTTATCTTTTCGTTGTCCGAGCGGCATAACAAGCGGCGCTCCAAGGTCACGGAACGACAGATGAAGGAGCACTTCCAGCTCGGTCATGCAGAAGAAGTCGGCCGCGCCGACTTGGCGATCCGCTCTGGCGGTGTGCTGGTGACGATGCGCGACGCGACCACCCCGCATGCGCTGAAGTGGGCCTTGGCGAGGACAGATACAGACGAGCAGGATCTGGTGGTTCTGGCCGCCCGCATGATGGGAGCCGGTGGTCCTGAGTATGTGGATGCTTCAGAGCAGTTGTTCAGCGAACACGAACAGATGCTGTTTACCAAGGCAGTGTCGGTTGCGGAGAGTTTCGGGAAGCACATTTCCCTATTGGTAGTTCCTGCGGGAGATATCTTCGCTGCGATTGTGCGGACTGCAAACTCACTGGATGCGGCGGCAGTGGTCTCGGGGCTTTCCACCAAACTGACCGCGCAGGAGCAGGCGTTTTATGTGGGACAGGCGTGGGAAAGCCTGCCGGAACCTAAGCGCCAATTTACCTTCTATGTGATCCCGCCTGCGGGTGACGCGGAAAGCTTCCACATCGGTCCGCACGCTCCGAGTATTCCGGCGAGCGACGTGCAACTGGTCCACCGGCTGTGGCTGAACTTTCGCCGTGACGCAAATATGGAGCACCTGCATCACTCGGACGTGGTGTCATACGCACTTACCCGGTTGGCAAGTGACTTCGCCGCCGATCGTGCAGGCACCCTGCGAGAGTTAGAAGAGAACATTCTGCACGAGAAAGAACGTCGCGGTCTTGGCTTACCTTCTCGGTTTGAAGAGGATGACCAGGAAGAATCTCCCGGGTATTCCCTGGCAGAAACTCGAAACTAA